From one Pseudopipra pipra isolate bDixPip1 chromosome 2, bDixPip1.hap1, whole genome shotgun sequence genomic stretch:
- the LOC135406908 gene encoding uncharacterized protein LOC135406908: MEISEEERKMERDKSRKTEMDKPWLPPLPWQTRKKQLPPLTALPLVPPQPQLPLPPLPKLPQLPALAQVPQLPQLPPLPQQPPLPPVPRQPPVPALPCPESPRDTVSRWDTELGSAGHTGPRARSPSPRLPPRPKSPVPRLLLPPSTGAQEAPARPALAAGASWEPLPLPATPSAAPASQHSQPGTAPLQHQPGTELSLVSDTQLLQELHRRGLLRAGTDLSLISDTELLQELHRRLLLRAGTTEAPLLAAGPPLLGGITSQGQSQQEEDKELCQGTDGLGKQVSQGEDVQSEGDSNVQELSQLEEDNGEPVSRQEEDSAKPLSPQEKDNGKPLSPQEEDILKPLSPQEEGSGKPLSPAEENPVPCGPTDSSQLEHHGTGKEPDVESQLEHPQGRPRSGVFGGMKRIRNWFRKPRDEAAEREHQRRQKYVEKWLEAHLSCNYNINEERRQKGEELARQKAQQMEREYREKYEGRDDWIEEFLLRSPYCPVPRKPEQERDRPQEPAQGEESKSQGLAQEKADQEEQLCQGPGENDQAKELSQEQDNRVQGLSQGHDDKPLGPGSDDDPLEGPSSLYIPSKSQRPLSSKQPKACTSPSTSEEQTPARSRSSSQGSQVLQDTVQPLIHDILSKAVLEVDTSSITESYTPAGSRNPSKGSQDLWDTAQKLMQHVLSKAALEVQGCPQQPQEQQELGQSSAADMKPAVAAQAVSPGAGGREAPRAVPGKRPSLLRRTLRAVHRLFRWPRRPAQPHH, encoded by the coding sequence atggagatttctgaggaggagaggaagatggagagggacaaAAGCAGGAAGACGGAGATGGATAAGCCATGGCTGCCACCACTGCCATGGCAGACAAGGAAGAAACAACTGCCACCACTGACAGCACTGCCACTGGTTCCACCgcagccacagctgccactgccaccactgcccaaactgccacagctgccagcactggcacaggtgcctcagctgccacagctgccaccactgccccagCAGCCACCGTTACCACCAGTGCCACGGCAGCCCCCAGTACCAGCGCTGCCCTGCCCAgagagccccagggacaccgtGAGCCGGTGGgacacagagctgggcagcGCAGGGCACACGGGGCCACGGGCCCGCAGCCCCTCTCCCCGGCTGCCCCCACGGCCCAAGAGCCCCgtgcccaggctgctcttgCCCCCCAGCACGGGGGCACAGGaggccccagcccggcccgcgCTCGCTGCCGGCGCCAGCTGGGAGCCTCTTCCTCTGCCTGCAACTCCCTCGGCCGCTCctgccagccagcacagccaacCCGGCACGGCACCgctgcagcaccagcctggcACAGAGCTCAGCCTCGTGTCCGacacgcagctgctgcaggagctgcacaggaggGGCCTGCTCCGTGCTGGCACAGACCTCAGCCTCATCTCAGAcacggagctgctgcaggagctgcacaggaggCTCCTGCTCCGTGCTGGCACCACAGAGGCCCCACTCCTGGCAGCCGGCCCGCCGCTCCTGGGGGGCATTACAAGCCAAGGACAGTCCCAGCAGGAAGAAGACAaagagctgtgccaagggacAGATGGCCTTGGCAAACAAGTGTCCCAAGGGGAAGATGTCCAGTCAGAAGGGGACTCCAATGTCCAAGAGCTCTCCCAACTGGAAGAGGACAATGGCGAGCCAGTGTCCCGACAGGAAGAGGACAGTGCAAAACCTTTGTCCCCACAGGAAAAAGACAATGGCAAACCACTGTCCCCACAGGAAGAGGACATTTTAAAACCACTGTCCCCACAGGAAGAGGGCAGTGGCAAACCACTGTCCCCAGCAGAAGAAAACCCTGTCCCGTGCGGCCCCACTGACTCGTCACAGCTGGAGCACCACGGGACTGGGAAGGAGCCGGACGTGGAGTCTCAGCTGGAGCACCCACAGGGGCGGCCCAGGAGTGGCGTGTTTGGAGGAATGAAAAGAATAAGGAACTGGTTCCGCAAGCCAAGAGACGAGGCAGCGGAACGGGAACACCAGAGGAGGCAGAAGTACGTGGAGAAGTGGCTGGAAGCCCATTTGTCCTGCAATTACAACATCAACGAAGAGAGGAGGCAGAAGGGTGAAGAGCTGGCACGACAGAAAGCCCAGCAAATGGAACGGGAGTACAGGGAGAAGTACGAGGGCAGAGACGACTGGATTGAAGAGTTTTTGCTCCGCAGTCCTTACTGCCCAGTCCCCAGAAAgccagagcaggagagggacaggCCCCaagagccagcccagggggagGAGTCCAAGAGCCAAGGACTCGCCCAAGAGAAAGCCGACCAAGAGGAACAGCTGTGCCAAGGGCCAGGGGAGAACGACCAGGCCAAGGAGCTTTCTCAAGAGCAAGACAACAGAGTCCAAGGGCTGTCCCAAGGGCACGATGACAAACCCTTGGGCCCGGGCAGCGACGACGACCCCCTGGAGGGGCCCAGCTCTCTCTACATCCCGAGCAAGTCCCAGCGGCCTCTCTCTTCCAAGCAACCAAAAGCATGCACTTCTCCATCCACCAGTGAGGAGCAGACCCCAGCAAGGTCCCGCAGCTCCTCCCAGGGCAGCCAAGTTCTGCAGGACACAGTCCAGCCCCTCATCCACGACATCCTGAgcaaggctgtgctggaggtggaCACTTCATCCATCACTGAGTCCTACACTCCAGCAGGGTCCCGGAACCCCTCCAAGGGCAGCCAAGATTTGTGGGACACAGCTCAGAAATTAATGCAGCACGTCCTGAGCAAGGCTGCGCTGGAGGTGCAGGGGTGcccccagcagccacaggaacagcaggagctgggacaaaGCTCGGCTGCAGACATGAAACCAGCAGTTGCAGCCCAGGCCGTGTCCCcaggggcagggggcagggaagcccccagggctgtccccggGAAACGTCCCTCCCTGTTGAGGCGCACGCTCCGCGCTGTGCACAGGCTGTTCCGCTGGCCCCGCAGGCCGGCACAGCCGCACCATTAG